cagaactgtttccaactttgataatgaatcatcatattagaatgattttctaaaggatcatgtgataatgattcctaaaaattcagctttgcatcacagaaataaatgatcatttaaagtataatacatttaaaaactattattttaagttgtaataatatatcacaatattacattttttttctgtatttttttgatcaaataaatgcaggcttgatgagcagaagaaacttctttcaaaagcattaaaaatagtaatgtttccaaacttttggtctgtactgtatatatatttgtattggaaaacaaaactACTAAGAAAATCATCTTCTGCAGTGTAGCTGCTAGTAAGCAAAGACAAAAACTGAACTTTGTGACAGTGTTGTTTTTATGCTGTAGAATAATTTGCGTtggatattttgatttttttatattgaattttttgatttagtatttttgttttattaataatatttaatcactTACATGTGCTCTTAGTGAGGCTTTTTATCAGAGCCTCGGAGAATGTcgcatatttgttttaatattacattCTAGAATATTATTTCTGCCTGTAGATGAATATTCGTGATGAGCTGATTGTGACGTCATCTGCATGCGGGATCAGACACGCCCACTGGTGCCTGTAGCCCCGCCTCCGGCTGTCGTCATGACGATGCTGGTCAGCTGATGCCAGCCAGTGGTCAGACAGTGTCCGTGCGGCTCAATCGAATGAGATGATCAACACAATAAAAAGAGCGCTTTCTATTGAAACTTTATTTATGTAAGGGgcaaaatgcaaatttaaaataactattagaAGTACAATGTTTGGAAAAGCAGAGTAAAAAGCAAACTggagtttcaaaaaaaaaaaaaaaaaaatcattgtacattttatgatattgctttacatatttaaatatttagtggAACTCAATAAATACAGGTGTCCTGCGGGCAAACATGCGATGGATCTGCGCTGTATTATACATCAGAAGTTCTGTTTTCAGGTTCTAATATAATATTGCACACGAGTAGTCGCTCAAGACTGTAGTGTTTCAGTGGAACGGATCGGGTTTGATTGACCACATGATGCATATAACATACAGAACAATTAATATGATTCAGACAAATAATATCAAAAGCTAAATACAGTACACGTGATGAAAACATGTCAGATTACGCTGCGGTGTCGCGTACAGAGTGCGTGCcgcacagcatcatgggtaaaCGCGGGCCACGTGCCGGTCAGATCTGAGAGTGCAGGCCCGTCGATGGTTCAGGGACAGACGTCCACAGAGTCACAGACACAATAAAACACGTTCATTCAGATAAACCTGGAGAGAGCTTCGGAATCCAGAGCACGATGAACTCACTCATGTTCTCATGACCCCCTGGAGTCTGCGTCCACCAAACAGCACTGTACTGATCGCCTCTGGGGCACGAGCGCAGCTTCAGAGCGATTCTCTgctgttttagcatgtttttgttcACTTGTCTGCTCTTTAATAATGCTCTCAGAACAGTATTTAAACATCGTCCGTGGAGCTTATTTCTGAAACATCTCAGTTTCTCAGTTCAGAGACTATTCAAGCATAATGTCTGCAGactgataaaatggaatgttcctttaatgttCCTACAATCAAGAATAAACATCTTTGaacattaataaattcataattaataaacCTGAATGATTTGAACATGTAGAAGTAaaattttcataatataattaGAAGAACGTCAGCAAAATGATCTTGGAATGTGTGTAGTTccatatatagtttttattaatattttgaattagcttttatttttataatttcagtttctattttattttaaaatgtatcctttttattaaatgttattcttttattACTATTTcggttttatttcagttttagttcttaTTTATTTCCGGTCTATAATAGTGATTAAggcaatattattgtttaaagttttttctgtaacattaaatagttgttttatttagtatttttatttaaacaaatgtttcttgttgTTGGTTAAAGATCTGGGTCGGATCCGAGCGGTGTGGTGGGTCAGATCGTGTCAGGAGAACATGAATGGCGTCTGGTTTGGCCTCCTGCAAACATACGTGAAGACAAAAAGAAGAGAATAAGAGTAGATGAAAGAGTAGCAGGTGGATAAACACTCAGAGCAGCCTGTGCTTCAGTGATCTGCTgtgaggtaaacacacacacacacacacacactgatgatgtGAAGGTGAGGGCGGAGCTTCAGCTCTCCCAGTCGGTGCAGGCTGGCGTCTCGTCCTCAGACTCGGACTCGGACTCGGGCGAAGCCTCTTTGATGCGGCGCAGGGCCTCGTGGATGCTGCGGGTCAGCGGGTCGAACGCAGTCGCTCCCCTGCAGCTGCGCTCCTGTCTGCGCACCTTACGCAGCTGCACTCCCTTACGGATCTGAGCCAGGATGTTGTTGTGTCGTCGTTCCTCGCCGTCCGGATCGGGCGCCAGAACACGCAGCTCGGCCTTCCGCAGGTGGAAGCTCCCGCGCTTCAGACTGGCCAGAACCTCGTCCATCGGCGAGCTCGCTGAGGACACAACAGAGCGTTACTCAGCACCCGTGAGAGACCGCGCCTCTCATCACCCCCTGCGTCTAACCTCACCTCTGCTCCACTGGCTGGACTCGAGCGACGCCGTCTTCCTCAGCTTCTTCCTGGCGTTCAGCAGCTGGCTGCTGTCGAAGAAGCGCGCGGTGAACGGCCCGAGGGGAGACTCCGGTCTGGCGGTCAGCGGGGGGGCGTCCGCGGGCGTCTCCTCCAGGGAGGGGGGCGGGGGAGGGGCGGAGGGGGCGGGGGCGGGGGAGAGGGGGCGGGGACATGGGCGAGGTGGATGagtccagcagcagcagctctctGGAGGGAggaagtgatgtgtgtgtgtcagggggCGGGGCTTCGACCACGGCTCCGCCCATCGGAGGCAGCGACAGGAAGCTCTCGGGCCGGCGCAGCTCGGGGACTCCCGCCAGAGCGTCGTCCGTCTGCACGCTAGCGGCCTGCGTCTGCGTCTGCTCTGGCCTCGCGCCCGCTCTCTTCCTGGAGTACGCCAGACGCAGACGCGTGGACTTCAGGGTCACCTGACCCGGGTAGCGCTGCGGAAACAGACCAATCAGCACTAACCCAGTCACAGCCGCGGCGTTCTGCACTTACTAATGATTTAATGTGCTGGAGATGCTGTTATTACAGTGTTTTGAACAGAAGTACATATCTAAACAATAAGCAATTGCTGTGTTAtcttagtattttttattgttacttttatttattactcTTTATGGGacctattaatattattaactttctttttttatggtctcactttttttaatatcagtttaaggtttagtcattattatatatctttgtcatttttattagttttttatttctctatatagatatttttcttttagTAAGTTTAGTAGTTTAACTTGAATGAAAATTTTTGTTTCAACtcaatttcaagtaacaaaaacaatctgatgtgctttttttctttttcagttttatttgcatcttttattagctttttttatttcttttttttaggtttttaagtctaatattaaatctaatatttataatttaatttcagctttatttccattttaagtgcttttgtcatttttttattagtttaaattttttttatatttctctttagctttattttcattaactttagtcattttgtttttagtcattattctttattgtattcattttagtatttcagcttattttatttgactCAGTGGCCAAGGcagcatgtctaattattattaagtgatgtttttttttttgttattattctttatttttgaaGCTGCGCAGTCGGTCCAGCGTCGTCTGTCTCTCCTGACTCACTCTGGACAGCcgctgctcctcttcctcctcttcatcctgCAGATACACATCATGCGTCATCAACATGAAGCTGCGCAGTCACAATATTTGTGTTGGTATTTATTGGTATTTTGATTCTCTGTTGAGTCGCACCTGCAGCAAAGCTTGCTGGGAAACGCAGTCCGGGCCGCCCTGCCGCTTCTGCGTGTGATTGATGATGCAGATTTCCTGAGAACAAAACCAGGCGCCACGACTGTTAAACAGAGACCATAAACTAATAAAGACGGATAACGGGAGCATTGTGTGCTCaggtgctgtcaaaataaaagtcccactcAGATAACGataattaaaaaattgcaaatatcggctaaacagaaaaaattaaaaaagacatttaacaaacaacaaatacTGGCCAGACAGAAAAAATTTATTAGCcgatacaataattaaaaaattgcaaatatcggctgaacagaaaaaaaattataagccaatgccaataattaaaaaatgcaaaatatctgccaaatagaaaaaaaaacaaaaaacttaaaaattataatgaaaaatatctgaatgtgccaacaaaaaaaaaaattattagccgATGCGGATACAGAAAAAATATAGCCAAGAAGTAAATAGGGccagacagaaacagagaaaaaagttATTAGCTGATGCCGATAATTAAGAAATGCCAAATatcagccaaacagaaaaaaaaaacttaaaaaatgataatgaaaacaTGCATTGTATAGGCAGAAAAGAGTTAATAGAGGATGCCGATAATTAAGAAATGGTGaaatatgataattaaaaaaactgaaaaatttatttaaagatgttttttttggttgttgattataattaaaagtttttttcttacataatgattataattattatatgcttaatatcggccaaacagaaaaaattatataggAAATTTTATAGGTGAACCGCTACATGACACGGATGTTTCTCTCTCTGGTACCTTCTTGTGTTTGAGGTAGGCTTTCTTGGCGGTGATGCGTCCTCTGCGGGCCTCCAGCTGTCTGGTCCTCTGCTGGAGTTTGGCCACGTCGTCTCTGGGGGGGGTCAGAGGGGTCGAGGGGTCATCGGTGGACTTCATGGCGTCAGGACTCTCGTAGGTGTCGTAGTAAACCACCTCCTCCTGCctctctgcaaacacacacacagtcacacacagatGCCGGCTGAACGGTGTCAGCGAGGACGCAGGGCTGCAGACGCTCACCGCTCATCTGTCTGCGCAGACTCTGCAGCTGCGCCGTCTGCAGCAGCTCCTCGTACTTCAGGATCTCGAACTGGATCTCGTAGAGCTGCAGCTGGAGCTCGTAGTACATGGCCTCCAGCTGGTCCAGACGCACCATGGCCTCCTCGCCCCCCTGCAGACCCTGCATCTGAAGAGATCACATACATCAGGGGAGACACAGATCTGCACACTTTATGGGCACCATGGCCTCCTCGCCCCCCTGCAGAccctgcatctgtgtgtgtgagaattagtgtgcatgtgtgtgtgtgggtgtgtgagacgTAGTAGTATGTGCCACActgttggtggtgtgtgtgtgtgtttaatgtaaatgacctgtggtgagtgtgtgtgtggtgtgtgtgtgtgattgttggtgtgagtgtgtgtatgttgatgtaagtatgagtgtgtgtgtgtgttggtggtggtgtgtatatgagtgtgtgtgtgtatcttgcatgcgtgtgtgtgtagtgtgtgtatgtggtgcgggtgtgtatgtgtatgagtgtgaCCTTTGTGTGTGGTTGAGTGTGTGAGATGTATGAACCTCTTCTCTCAGTCCCCGTGTTTTCCCTCTGTTCCAGGCAGATCTCTTTGGCACGCATCAGCTGCAGTGTTTTCTTTAGAAACTCATACTGGAGTTTCTCCATGCGCTCCACTGCTGCCCCCCACGCAGCTTTCCCAAACTTCCTCTGGTCGGTGCGCATGCGCTCGTACAtcactgagagacagagagagagagaaagaaagagagacagcagcgagagagagagagagagaggagagagtggagACTTAGAGActtgagaagagagagagagagagagagagagagagagagagagagaatatagtGTGATTCCTCACAATATCTGTGATACTTCTGCTACAAAGATGGTTTcattttcagactttttatttatagaaactaggcattattgtaaaattatttaaaaaaagaatagtaaattgtaaaattacataaatacatactgtcctacctgtaattaaattttttttttgctcagtaaaagccttttttgtcttattttccatcATCTTAAGCCATGTTGAGAAAGTCATGTTAAATTTATTTCAGAACACACATTGtatcaaagcagctttgcagaaaATCATCTTTTCTTTATATCTTACAGCTGCATTGAGTAGATCAGAGCTGGATgatattaaagttatattttgctATAAACTGTATAGAGCAGTGAACACAGACTCAGTCTGTCAGATCTCGCTGATCATGTGACATCACGGACGGACGGCGGTCTCACCTTTCTGAGCGCGGGCCGTGTTCTCGAAGTATTTGACGGTCAGGTCCTGTATGGACAGCACAGCAGTGTGAGCCTTCCTCTGCCAGTCCTCATACACTTCCCCTTGCGCAGAGACTCGACTCATCCGCCGCTGGGCCTCCAGACGATCCGTCTCCAAGAgagatctgcacacacacacacacaccacacacacacacacaggtcaggcTGATGAAAACACTCGTCTCTCATATCTCTCTAATCTATCTCACACCACCCAACACAACACAGATCACGAACCACCCAAATAACGACAATCATACAGAACCACAACACCATCACGCTAACGCAGCACAGTCCCACACGGCCACACGCGACACAAACAGCCCTAACATAGTTAGCACTGTAAACAAGCAAGCACACCCGTGCGCCCACAaaaagcaccacacacacaccacacagactcaCTCCATCTCAGACACCAGGACACACCACCCTAactcatacaaaaacacacagcacacacacaccaggccGAACAACAACACACGACACCACCCAATGCACACACCACAAACACGACACCCTGAGCTCAGTACACAACAACACAGTCCACCACCCAGCACACACCACAACACGCGACACACCCCAGGTGCCCTACACCAGTCATACCTCAACAACACAGAGCTCACTCCCTTGACACAAGCACACCAGACACGCACAACACGCCACCCATTCTCCATTGCAGTCCTTACACAAAGCGGCTTCTACTGCCTCATCAACAGTTCAACACCTTTCGTTGTTCCCCCACCTCACAAATCCACACAATGGCACAGCAGTCACACCCCCCCTGAGCTCTATAACACATACACAAGGTCCCTCATGTCGACAACACACACagtccacacaacacacaccacccacTCATAATACAAACACACCTACTACGCAAACTTATCCCCCAACACACCACATTCTTATCAATCCCTACTGTCCTCAGGCCCGACTGCTCTACGCCGCTAAAAACCCACATCACTTAACACCaatccaaacaaacaacaacGAGCTACCAGCTAACCTTCCACCTCGCAGCTACACACCAgagaaagcaaacaaaataaaaaatcacacacTCACGAACACACTGGTTTGTCACACAACAGGGCAACGCCGACATACCAACGCCACATCATCAACAAACGACCGTCCACCCGCTACGCACCGACCCTAGCATTACAGAACTCATCACACCACCATACCACCGCCTGCGGCATCCCTGTTCGGCTCTCGTCGCCGCGCGGCATCACGTCACCACACACCCTAACtcatacaaaacacacactcacaccacacaaaccacaaaaccataaactcagacaacaacacaacacacactcacacacacacacacacacacacacacgcgattCAGACCGATAACTGTGTTTGAGACTGATTTGTGAGTCtgaattagtgtgtgtgtgtgtgtgtgtgtgtgttagtgtctgtatagtgtgtgagtgagtgagtgtgtgtgtgtgtgtgagtgtatgtactTGTTTTGAGCAAATATCCTAACTTATTCTGTGAAATACTTTGCCAACCCTCTTCTGAGACGTTTGGCTGCTCCTCAATCGCTCTAAAGGCGTGTAAATCAGCcagatgttgatgttgatgtGAATCTAGTGTTCTGCACATGTTTgtgtgatgggtaggtttagggcgAGTGGTTAGTTACCTGAAGAAATTATAACTGATCTGATAGAAGATCAGTGTCCTCACTAAagatgagtgagtgtgtgttattTATGATATGTTTGTGGATCAGTGTGTTCAGTAAAGATGTTTGAGTTGTGTGTGAGTCAGAAACTATAATGTGAACCAGATGCTGCTGTGgcgtacagtacacacacacacacacacgcagtacAGTCCTGAGAGATGCATTTGAATCACGTCATGAATTAAATATCCTGATCTCACTGTGCCACCCAGCGCTCATGAACAGCAAATACACTGAAGTTCAAGCACATGAAgctttaaagtgttagttcactcataaatgatcgttctgtcatcatttcctcaccctcatgtccttatAAACCTGTTTCTGTCGTCTATGAATCACATGAGGAGTcgttacatgtacagtaaatccCCGCTTGGACTGAAGCTTCAAACATGCTGCTTTATTCTTCTGAGGTCATACGATGCTTTATGAAGAGCAGATGTTTTCAATGAAGCCTTCTGAAGATTCGTTCACAAATCTGACTGATCTGGATCTTCAGCAGTGAACAACTCTCTGAATCAGAACAATATCTGATGCTCAAGTCATTTTCTGGACTTTTCTAGTCATCTGTTAATTTGTTGATTTGCTggattaggatttttttatttttttattttcattgttatattctattaattgttttatttttttatttagagatgtatatttatattaaatgttaaagtgatttttagctttaattaactGATGTGAATTTTCCACCAAAAGAAATCAAACTTTTGGtcaaaaagtgtttgtttgttttgtttaggaaaagaagtctcttctgttcatcaaagctgcatttatttgataaaaaaaaaaaaaacagtaaaaacagtcaaatattattctaatgtaaaacagctgttttctatgtgaatatctgttaaagtgtaatttatttctgtgatgtgcagctgtatttttattcagcatcattactccagtcttcagtgtcacatgatcttcagaaatcattctaatatgatgatttgctgctcaagaaacatttctgattattatcaatgatgaaaacattaatatttttgtggaaaacgtgatacattttatttttcaggattcacagatgaacgtgtcaaaaaagaacagcatttatttgaaaaataaatcttttgtaacattataaatgacttgactgtcacttttgatcgattaaTGAGTCCTTGACTTGTTCTCTGCTTGTCTGGTCTTGTTTTCAGGGATTGGCTCGTGCTGCTGATCTGCAGAGACTCTTCTGACCGTCAGCAGGACGTCTGGACGTCTCGTCTCATCTCTAATTCATGTATGGAAATGCGATACCCACACTGCACCTCTCTGATCACATGACACTCGATCTGGGCGTCCCATAATGCTTCAGTCACTCATTCATGTcctcatgcattcattcatgtaGCGCTCGCTGCCCATATGTTCACCTCACACactactgtctgtgtgtgtgtgtgtgtgtgtgtgttgcattcaTTCATGTAGTGTTTgcttgtgattttgtgtgtgtgtgagcactaTAAAACCCCTTAATtcacagaaaacacatgcaaacatgaGTATGTAGTATTTGCGTGTGTCTTTGTGTGAAGGATGAAGGGTTTCatagtgtcacacacacacacacacacacacacaaaggatgAAGGGTTTAATAGTgtacactgaacacacacacacacacttgtcaggTAAACTGTAGAAAGAGGGTCATTTGCATACAGGTGTTGTGTGTTTGCAAGCTCAACTAATCTCTCAATGAAGCGCTGAGTCATGACATTGGTTTagtgtctcaaacacacacacacacacacacacacatacagacgtGATTCAGTCTCTCTCTCCACTCTTAATGTGATTAGAGCAGGGGCTCATGGGAAGCAGCGGTTgctatggatgtgtgtgtgtgtgtgtgtccatcgtgagcagatgatgtgtgtgtgtgtaccttgatCTGCTGTCTGCGCAGCATGGCCAGCTCGCGCATGTCTCTGAAGGGCTGCAGCAGGTAGTGGTAGAGCTCAGTCGTGGCCTCCACCAGATCTCCATACGCCTCGTCCTGCTCCGCGTACAGCTGCAGCAGCTCCACCATCCGCTCCACGCCGCGCTGCTTCTCCAGCAGCTGCACACAACGACAACACACGCGTCACATGATGATAACAACAACACACGCGTCACATGATGATGACAACAACACACGCGTCACATGATGATACACACGCGTCACATGATGATAACAACAACACACGCGTCACATGATGATAACAACAGGTGTCACATGACAGTTACACATGTGTCACATAACGATAATAACCCACACGTCACATGACAATAACAACA
This window of the Cyprinus carpio isolate SPL01 chromosome A21, ASM1834038v1, whole genome shotgun sequence genome carries:
- the LOC109046134 gene encoding LOW QUALITY PROTEIN: junction-mediating and -regulatory protein-like (The sequence of the model RefSeq protein was modified relative to this genomic sequence to represent the inferred CDS: deleted 2 bases in 2 codons), coding for MSFAMEDALESGWVSVRPNVFEEKEKHKFVFIVAWNEIEGKFAVTCHDRTVQKRSAARDSLLEGEQAAGDAPPPVQSPGRERAEPGRAARSAELEPPESDDAPEDSSWAGLFSFQDMRAAHLQLCAVNSDLEPCLPAFPEEQTAVWSVLFGAPELSARDTDALCFQLQVYLGHALDTCGWRILSQVLFPDSDDSEEYYESLSELRRKGFEDALQRAKRHLQQLLEKQRGVERMVELLQLYAEQDEAYGDLVEATTELYHYLLQPFRDMRELAMLRRQQIKVHTHTSSRRMSRVSAQGEVYEDWQRKAHTAVLSIQDLTVKYFENTARAQKVMYERMRTDQRKFGKAAWGAAVERMEKLQYEFLKKTLQLMRAKEICLEQRENTGLREEMQGLQGGEEAMVRLDQLEAMYYELQLQLYEIQFEILKYEELLQTAQLQSLRRQMSERQEEVVYYDTYESPDAMKSTDDPSTPLTPPRDDVAKLQQRTRQLEARRGRITAKKAYLKHKKEICIINHTQKRQGGPDCVSQQALLQDEEEEEEQRLSRVSQERQTTLDRLRSFKQRYPGQVTLKSTRLRLAYSRKRAGARPEQTQTQAASVQTDDALAGVPELRRPESFLSLPPMGGAVVEAPPPDTHTSLPPSRELLLLDSSTSPMSPPPLPRPRPLRPPPPPSLEETPADAPPLTARPESPLGPFTARFFDSSQLLNARKKLRKTASLESSQWSRASSPMDEVLASLKRGSFHLRKAELRVLAPDPDGEERRHNNILAQIRKGVQLRKVRRQERSCRGATAFDPLTRSIHEALRRIKEASPESESESEDETPACTDWES